In the Malus domestica chromosome 16, GDT2T_hap1 genome, one interval contains:
- the LOC103452754 gene encoding uncharacterized protein yields the protein MWWSQSKPLITTVNLLLLSLHLHLLPTPTLSQCRTSCGPIPIHYPFALDDGCGAPQFRHMFNCSTDLFFATPSGNYKVQSINYDKKTMVVYDPAMSTCSILQPHHDFLMTPIQSAIIPPTSDTVFALLNCSVDSPVLNHYKFLCFNFSGHSCDELYDSCNAFRIFRSGSGLATPTPSPGGFLTNGTIPSPGGFLTNGTTPSPGGFLTNGTPPPAAATTTTSPPCCFTGYDTVKFMSMNILDCTHYTSVTNTDGLKGLGPPDWVYGIKLSFAVPDTGCERCAQSGGTCGFDTETEGSLCLCSTSSNFTRQCGAGSFSAVGRDCSPNIPFQAFFVILGALLVFLHEFRMPNL from the exons ATGTGGTGGTCTCAGTCAAAACCACTCATCACCACCGTCAACCTCCTCCTCCTAtccctccacctccacctcctccccACCCCCACTCTCTCCCAATGCCGCACCTCCTGCGGCCCCATCCCCATACACTACCCTTTCGCCCTCGATGACGGCTGTGGCGCGCCCCAGTTCCGCCACATGTTCAACTGCTCTACCGACCTCTTCTTCGCCACCCCATCCGGAAACTACAAAGTCCAGTCCATAAACTACGACAAGAAAACCATGGTCGTCTACGACCCCGCCATGTCCACCTGCTCCATCCTCCAGCCCCACCACGACTTCCTCATGACCCCAATCCAGTCCGCCATTATCCCGCCCACCTCCGACACCGTCTTCGCCCTCCTCAACTGCTCCGTCGACTCCCCTGTCCTCAACCACTACAAGTTTCTCTGCTTCAACTTCTCCGGCCACTCCTGTGACGAGCTCTACGACTCCTGCAACGCTTTTCGGATTTTCCGTTCCGGTTCCGGATTGGCTACTCCTACCCCCAGTCCCGGAGGATTTTTAACCAACGGTACTATCCCCAGTCCCGGAGGATTTTTAACCAACGGTACTACCCCCAGTCCCGGAGGATTTCTAACCAACGGTACTCCTCCTCCTGCTGCTGCTACTACGACTACTTCTCCGCCGTGTTGTTTTACGGGGTACGATACGGTGAAGTTCATGAGCATGAATATATTGGACTGCACGCATTATACTAGCGTGACGAATACGGACGGATTGAAAGGGTTAGGACCGCCAGATTGGGTTTACGGGATTAAGCTGAGCTTCGCGGTGCCGGATACCGGGTGTGAGAGGTGTGCGCAGTCCGGTGGGACTTGTGGGTTTGATACCGAGACTGAAGGGTCTCTCTGCCTCTGCTCAACTTCCTCTAATTTCACTAGACAATGTG GTGCAGGCAGTTTTTCAGCGGTAGGACGGGACTGTTCTCCCAATATACCATTCCAAGCATTCTTTGTGATTTTGGGGGCGTTGTTAGTCTTTTTGCATGAGTTTAGGATGCCGAATTTGTGA
- the LOC103452766 gene encoding LOW QUALITY PROTEIN: 1-Cys peroxiredoxin (The sequence of the model RefSeq protein was modified relative to this genomic sequence to represent the inferred CDS: inserted 1 base in 1 codon; substituted 2 bases at 2 genomic stop codons): protein MRRIPXLTIGDTIPNLEDESTHGKIKLYHYFDDNGAIIFSHPSDFTPVCTTELRKMAKYSRKFQEKGVKFVGLSCDDLPSYLEWIKDIKAYNSGCKVDYPIFAYPNXEIIEQLNMVXDSLGNQVPSRVLQIGGLDKKVKLSFLYPASTGRNMEEVMRVLESLQKANTHKVATLTNWKWGDSVVILPLVSQDEANKMFPPSYKTVDLPSKKKYLRFTDV from the exons ATGcgaaga ATACCATGACTCACCATTGGAGACACAATCCCAAACCTTGAAGATGAAAGCACCCATGGAAAGATCAAGCTCTACCACTACTTCGATGACAACGGGGCCATCATTTTCTCTCACCCCA GCGATTTCACGCCCGTTTGCACGACAGAGCTTAGGAAGATGGCCAAGTACTCCCGGAAGTTTCAAGAAAAGGGAGTGAAGTTTGTGGGTCTATCATGCGACGATCTGCCTTCGTATCT TGAGTGGATTAAGGACATCAAAGCCTACAAC TCCGGGTGCAAGGTGGATTACCCGATTTTCGCATATCCGAATTGAGAGATCATCGAGCAACTTAACATGG ATGACTCTTTGGGAAACCAAGTTCCCTCTCGCGTTCTTCAGATTGGGGGCCTTGATAAGAAG GTGAAGTTGAGTTTTCTGTACCCGGCTAGCACTGGGCGGAACATGGAGGAGGTGATGAGGGTGTTGGAGTCACTGCAGAAGGCGAATACGCACAAGGTTGCAACCTTGACGAACTGGAAATGGGGGGATTCCGTGGTCATTTTGCCCTTGGTGTCTCAGGACGAGGCCAACAAGATGTTCCCTCCGAGCTACAAGACCGTGGACCTCCCATCCAAGAAGAAGTACCTTCGCTTCACAGATGTTTGA